From the Lepidochelys kempii isolate rLepKem1 chromosome 2, rLepKem1.hap2, whole genome shotgun sequence genome, one window contains:
- the COLEC10 gene encoding collectin-10 isoform X5: MSQTHIPCGSAQKRPGNKGAVGDSGDQGMIGKIGPIGGKGDKGVKGLSGVSGGKGKAGTVCDCGRYRKVVGQLDINVARLKTSMKFVKNVIAGIRETDEKFYYIVQEEKSYKEAMTHCRIRGGMLAMPKDEATNALIADYISKSGLFRVFIGVNDMEKEGQFMYVDNTPLQNYSNWKEGEPKDVSVHEDCVEMLSTGEWNDSECHLAIYFVCEFKKRK, translated from the exons ATGTCACAGACTCATATTCCCTGTGGATCGGCCCAGAAGAGGCCCG GAAACAAAGGAGCAGTGGGGGATAGTGGGGATCAGGGAATGATTGGGAAAATTGGCCCAATTGGTGGCAAAG GTGACAAAGGAGTCAAAGGTTTATCTGGGGTGTctggagggaagggaaaagcAG GCACAGTCTGTGACTGTGGGAGATACCGCAAAGTTGTTGGACAACTGGATATTAATGTTGCTCGACTCAAGACATCCATGAAATTTGTCAAAAATG TAATAGCAGGAATCAGGGAAACAGATGAGAAATTCTATTACATTGTCCAAGAAGAAAAGAGCTACAAGGAGGCCATGACCCACTGCAGGATCAGAGGGGGGATGCTGGCAATGCCGAAGGATGAGGCAACCAATGCACTGATTGCCGACTACATCTCCAAGAGCGGCCTCTTCCGCGTGTTCATTGGGGTGAATGATATGGAAAAGGAAGGGCAGTTCATGTATGTGGACAACACCCCACTGCAGAATTACAGCAACTGGAAGGAAGGGGAGCCGAAGGATGTGTCTGTGCATGAGGACTGTGTGGAAATGCTCAGCACGGGAGAGTGGAATGATTCAGAGTGCCATTTGGCTATCTACTTTGTTTGTGAATtcaagaagagaaaataa
- the COLEC10 gene encoding collectin-10 isoform X4, translating into MIRIGDDGEKGDQGEVGKHGKVGPKGPRGNKGAVGDSGDQGMIGKIGPIGGKGDKGVKGLSGVSGGKGKAGTVCDCGRYRKVVGQLDINVARLKTSMKFVKNVIAGIRETDEKFYYIVQEEKSYKEAMTHCRIRGGMLAMPKDEATNALIADYISKSGLFRVFIGVNDMEKEGQFMYVDNTPLQNYSNWKEGEPKDVSVHEDCVEMLSTGEWNDSECHLAIYFVCEFKKRK; encoded by the exons GGGATGACGGTGAAAAAGGAGATCAAGGGGAGGTTGGAAAACATGGAAAAGTAGGCCCCAAAGGACCAAGAG GAAACAAAGGAGCAGTGGGGGATAGTGGGGATCAGGGAATGATTGGGAAAATTGGCCCAATTGGTGGCAAAG GTGACAAAGGAGTCAAAGGTTTATCTGGGGTGTctggagggaagggaaaagcAG GCACAGTCTGTGACTGTGGGAGATACCGCAAAGTTGTTGGACAACTGGATATTAATGTTGCTCGACTCAAGACATCCATGAAATTTGTCAAAAATG TAATAGCAGGAATCAGGGAAACAGATGAGAAATTCTATTACATTGTCCAAGAAGAAAAGAGCTACAAGGAGGCCATGACCCACTGCAGGATCAGAGGGGGGATGCTGGCAATGCCGAAGGATGAGGCAACCAATGCACTGATTGCCGACTACATCTCCAAGAGCGGCCTCTTCCGCGTGTTCATTGGGGTGAATGATATGGAAAAGGAAGGGCAGTTCATGTATGTGGACAACACCCCACTGCAGAATTACAGCAACTGGAAGGAAGGGGAGCCGAAGGATGTGTCTGTGCATGAGGACTGTGTGGAAATGCTCAGCACGGGAGAGTGGAATGATTCAGAGTGCCATTTGGCTATCTACTTTGTTTGTGAATtcaagaagagaaaataa